One stretch of Cottoperca gobio chromosome 18, fCotGob3.1, whole genome shotgun sequence DNA includes these proteins:
- the LOC115023847 gene encoding general transcription factor II-I repeat domain-containing protein 2-like has translation MAEDITRQQIKDINSAVAYSIACDESKDKGDIEQIALFCRYVNSAGPQEEIIELIPLKGQTRGEDICEAVLNCLRAKGINTTHLVSVATDGAPSMTGAQKGFVALLQKSLDRKLLTFHCILHQEALCAQTFPPECTEVMNVVIQIVNKIMAKGLNHRQFRSLLDELESTYSDLQPHNKVRWLSRGEVLKRFAACLEEVKTFLGSKGLTFPDLEQPEWLEKLHFMVDMTAHLNTLNTALQGKGRTALHMLEEVLAFERKLTVLARDLQKGTLSHFPNLREFKEAHMINSEYLHSAIIAMQTSFGKRFCEFREEKPHYPSLSLP, from the coding sequence ATGGCAGAAGACATCACCAGACAGCAAATTAAAGACATCAATTCAGCTGTGGCCTACTCAATTGCCTGTGATGAATCTAAAGACAAAGGTGATATTGAACAAATAGCGCTGTTCTGCCGGTATGTAAACTCTGCTGGGCCACAGGAAGAAATTATTGAGTTGATACCACTAAAAGGCCAAACACGGGGGGAGGACATCTGTGAGGCTGTCTTGAATTGTTTAAGAGCCAAAGGAATAAACACCACCCACCTGGTATCAGTGGCTACTGATGGAGCACCAAGTATGACAGGAGCGCAGAAGGGCTTTGTGGCTTTACTGCAGAAGTCGCTGGACAGAAAGCTGCTGACTTTTCACTGCATCCTGCACCAAGAGGCACTGTGTGCTCAAACATTTCCTCCGGAATGCACAGAAGTAATGAATGTTGTCATTCAGATTGTCAATAAAATAATGGCAAAAGGTTTAAATCACCGTCAGTTCCGTTCGTTACTGGACGAACTGGAAAGCACATATTCTGATCTCCAGCCGCACAACAAAGTCCGGTGGCTGTCCAGAGGGGAGGTGCTGAAACGCTTTGCCGCGTGTCTGGAAGAAGTGAAAACTTTCCTGGGCAGCAAAGGGCTCACATTTCCTGATCTGGAACAGCCAGAGTGGCTGGAAAAGCTACACTTCATGGTAGACATGACAGCGCACCTGAACACGCTGAACACAGCTCTTCAGGGGAAAGGACGCACAGCCCTGCACATGCTGGAGGAGGTTTTGGCATTCGAGCGCAAGTTGACAGTGCTTGCCAGAGATTTACAGAAAGGTACACTGTCACACTTCCCCAATTTGAGAGAGTTCAAAGAAGCTCACATGATAAATTCGGAGTATTTACATTCTGCAATCATCGCAATGCAAACATCGTTTGGGAAACGATTCTGTGAGTTCAGAGAGGAAAAACCACATTATCCTTCCCTATCACTCCCCTAA
- the LOC115023951 gene encoding RNA-binding protein 4.1-like, whose product MVKIFIGNLACNTTPEELRELFEKYGKVSEGDIVKNYGFVHMTNMSEAEEAIRNLHQHQLNGWRMNVEMSKGRPKSTTKLHVSNLGEGVTDDVLRAKFEDFGTVVECDLVKDYAFIHMERMEDAMDAISKLDNTAYKGKLMSVQLSTSRLRTAPGMGEHTGCYVCGKHGHWSKDCPVSRNGSHGEGSRGHSGRAPPRGPPGYGRGSYEMSSPPAADYMGGSAYSRASYVGGLPPPPRRLSGYSPELGDRYASRAASSYAERSSAYDRDHLYSSVDYYEKFRARPYGSSYFEDRRMSYLPPPPPPPSSSFSKLSSSIDSYDRRSLPPSSSAAAYYARDRSPIRRVPVSSAGYAYERTRLSPVSSTRSSYSAPRPKDHYAPRYAPY is encoded by the exons ATGGTGAAAATTTTTATTGGCAACCTTGCCTGCAATACCACTCCTGAGGAGTTGCGTGAACTCTTCGAGAAGTATGGAAAAGTCTCAGAAGGGGACATTGTCAAGAACTATGGTTTTGTTCACATGACTAACATGTCTGAAGCAGAGGAGGCCATCCGAAACCTCCACCAGCACCAGTTGAATGGCTGGCGCATGAATGTGGAGATGAGCAAAGGGAGACCCAAGTCCACCACCAAACTGCATGTCAGCAACCTTGGCGAAGGGGTAACCGATGACGTTCTGCGGGCTAAGTTTGAAGATTTTGGCACGGTGGTGGAGTGTGACCTAGTGAAGGACTATGCCTTTATTCACATGGAGAGAATGGAGGATGCCATGGATGCCATCAGTAAGCTGGACAACACGGCCTACAAAG GCAAGCTGATGAGCGTACAACTGTCCACCAGTCGGCTACGCACGGCCCCAGGAATGGGAGAGCATACCGGCTGCTATGTCTGCGGGAAACATGGTCACTGGTCGAAAGATTGTCCAGTCAGTCGGAACGGTAGCCACGGTGAAGGCTCAAGAGGTCACAGCGGCCGGGCCCCCCCACGCGGTCCCCCGGGTTATGGCAGGGGCAGCTACGAGATGTCCTCACCTCCAGCAGCTGATTACATGGGTGGCTCTGCGTATAGTCGGGCTAGTTACGTAGGTGGTTTGCCGCCTCCCCCTCGTAGGCTTAGCGGCTACAGTCCTGAGCTGGGGGATAGGTACGCCAGCAGAGCAGCAAGCTCTTATGCCGAGAGGTCATCAGCTTATGATCGTGACCATCTCTATAGCAGTGTTGACTATTATGAAAAGTTCAGAGCTCGCCCATATGGCTCAAGCTATTTCGAGGATCGTCGCATGTCCtatctcccccctcctcccccacccccttcttcctccttctcaaAGCTCTCCTCCAGTATAGATTCATATGACCGTCGGTCACTGCCTCCATCTTCATCGGCTGCCGCATATTATGCACGAGACCGCAGCCCGATCAGACGAGTACCAGTCTCCTCGGCAGGCTACGCCTACGAGCGAACACGGCTGTCACCGGTGTCAAGCACTAGAAGCTCCTACTCTGCTCCACGACCCAAGGATCATTATGCGCCACGCTATGCGCCTTATTAA